The following coding sequences are from one Paenibacillus stellifer window:
- the bshB2 gene encoding bacillithiol biosynthesis deacetylase BshB2: MKAEGQAAVMNTKHAEHRRILVVFPHPDDEAFTAAGTLAMYIEGGAQVTYACLTLGEMGRNMGIPPFANRVTLPAIRKDELAGSCLAIGIQDLRMLGLHDKMIEFEDWELLDSMIMELLEEVAPSLVITFYPGYSVHPDHDATGAAVIRAIGRLPAAERPLVHCIAFANNHEQMIGKADVTVDVTAFLEKKMASIQSHRSQYQALELAGDQELTDEQARSRYGTEQFWTYTFD; this comes from the coding sequence ATGAAAGCGGAGGGTCAAGCGGCGGTAATGAATACGAAACATGCTGAACATAGACGCATCCTGGTTGTGTTTCCCCATCCCGATGACGAAGCGTTCACTGCAGCAGGGACGCTGGCTATGTACATAGAAGGCGGTGCACAAGTCACCTATGCTTGTCTGACACTAGGGGAGATGGGGCGCAATATGGGCATCCCGCCGTTCGCCAACCGGGTCACTTTGCCAGCGATCCGCAAAGACGAACTGGCAGGGTCCTGCCTTGCGATTGGCATCCAGGATTTGAGGATGCTTGGCCTCCATGACAAAATGATCGAGTTCGAAGACTGGGAGCTGCTCGACAGTATGATCATGGAGCTGCTCGAGGAAGTGGCCCCGTCGCTGGTTATTACCTTCTATCCAGGGTACAGTGTGCATCCGGATCACGATGCAACCGGTGCCGCCGTCATAAGAGCGATAGGCCGGCTCCCCGCGGCAGAGCGTCCGCTGGTGCACTGCATCGCGTTCGCCAACAATCATGAGCAGATGATCGGCAAGGCGGATGTGACCGTAGATGTGACCGCATTTCTTGAGAAGAAAATGGCGTCGATCCAGTCGCACCGTTCGCAATATCAGGCGTTGGAGCTTGCTGGCGATCAGGAGCTGACTGATGAGCAAGCCCGGAGCCGGTACGGGACGGAACAGTTCTGGACCTACACGTTCGACTAA
- a CDS encoding YojF family protein, translated as MQLIHPQDIQFRLEHLAGQDLYIHLELTTGAYASHLDSTRHPASVFITNAVIRYTHGSISGTGPYRVGLKTEQGWVYAEGLTHVDDNEAERLILAGHDSQGKLIVALQLSREGF; from the coding sequence ATGCAACTGATACATCCTCAAGATATCCAGTTCCGGCTCGAGCACCTCGCCGGTCAGGATCTATATATACATCTCGAACTCACGACAGGCGCCTACGCCAGTCACTTGGACAGCACCCGGCACCCGGCTTCGGTGTTCATTACCAATGCGGTCATCCGATATACGCATGGCTCCATCTCGGGCACGGGCCCATACCGGGTCGGTCTAAAGACAGAGCAGGGCTGGGTTTATGCCGAAGGCCTTACACATGTTGATGACAATGAAGCGGAACGATTAATTCTGGCTGGGCATGACAGTCAAGGAAAGCTAATTGTAGCCTTGCAGTTGAGCCGGGAGGGGTTCTGA
- the ppsA gene encoding phosphoenolpyruvate synthase — MGEWVLGFQEMDKTQLLLVGGKGLNLGELSKIEGIQVPEGFCVTTVGYQKAIEHNEAYYALLDQLTMLKAEDRDQIGEISRKLRHIIMEAEIPSDVVEAVTQYLSRYGDEHAYAVRSSATAEDLPQASFAGQQDTYLNIIGKEAILQHISKCWASLFTDRAVIYRMQNGFDHSQVYLSVIVQRMVFPQASGILFTADPITSSRKLLSIDAGFGLGEALVSGLVSADCYKVQGEEIVDKRIAAKKLAIYGLKEGGTETRQIDPEQQTAQTLTDRQIVQLARIGREIEAYFGCPQDIEWCLAHDTFYIVQSRPITTLYPIPEADDGENHVYVSVGHQQMMTDPIKPLGLSFYLLITRAPMRKAGGRLFVDVAPNLGSPAGRDFLIHTLGPSDPLIKDALMTVIERGDFIKLQPDVNQGQSSGTSHIGRSPAGSQDQPELDPSIVSDLIKDSEASIEQLKLSIQSKSGADLFAFIREDIEQLKKLLFDPRSMPVIMAAMNASAWINANMNQWLGEKNAADTLAQSVPGNITSEMGLALLDVADVIRPYPEVVDYLQHVKDEHSLDGMIKVEGGQEALDAIHKYLSKYGMRCAGEIDITRTRWSEKPTTLVPMILNNVKSFEPNAGSRKFEQGRQEALKKEQELLERLKQLPDGEHKAKETKIMIDLIRNFSGYREYPKYGIVSRYFVYKQAMLREAEQLVQSGVIHDKEDVYYLTFEEFHEAVHTHKLDYRIIDTRKAEYKLYKKLTPPRVITSDGEIIAGEYKRENIPAAAIAGLAVSFGVIEGRARVILNMEDAELEEGDILVTPFTDPSWTPLFVSIKGLVTEVGGLMTHGAVIAREYGLPAVVGVENATKLIRDGQRIRVNGTEGYIEIL; from the coding sequence ATGGGTGAATGGGTTCTCGGCTTTCAGGAAATGGACAAGACGCAGCTGTTGCTCGTTGGCGGAAAAGGGTTGAATTTAGGGGAATTATCCAAAATCGAAGGTATTCAAGTGCCGGAAGGATTTTGCGTTACAACGGTGGGATATCAAAAGGCCATCGAACATAATGAAGCGTATTATGCTTTGCTGGATCAATTAACAATGCTAAAAGCAGAAGACCGGGATCAAATTGGTGAAATCAGCAGGAAGCTTCGGCACATCATTATGGAAGCAGAGATTCCTTCCGATGTTGTAGAAGCCGTGACTCAATATCTCTCCCGATATGGCGATGAGCATGCTTATGCTGTGCGCTCCAGTGCGACAGCCGAAGATTTGCCGCAAGCCTCTTTTGCCGGTCAACAAGACACTTATCTAAATATCATCGGCAAGGAAGCAATCCTGCAGCATATCAGCAAATGTTGGGCTTCCCTGTTTACGGATCGCGCGGTCATCTACCGTATGCAAAATGGATTCGATCACAGTCAGGTCTATTTATCCGTTATTGTTCAAAGGATGGTGTTCCCGCAGGCTTCAGGAATTTTATTTACCGCTGATCCGATCACTTCCAGCCGGAAGCTGCTGTCCATTGATGCCGGTTTTGGACTTGGCGAAGCGCTGGTCTCCGGCTTGGTGTCGGCTGATTGCTATAAAGTACAGGGAGAGGAAATCGTCGATAAGAGGATAGCAGCCAAGAAGCTGGCAATCTATGGACTAAAGGAAGGCGGAACAGAAACCCGGCAGATTGATCCCGAACAGCAGACGGCTCAAACCCTTACTGACCGGCAAATTGTACAACTGGCACGCATCGGAAGAGAGATCGAAGCTTATTTCGGCTGCCCGCAAGATATCGAATGGTGTCTGGCCCATGATACTTTTTATATCGTCCAGAGTCGGCCGATCACTACTTTATACCCGATCCCTGAAGCTGATGATGGGGAGAATCATGTGTACGTCTCTGTCGGCCACCAGCAAATGATGACCGATCCCATTAAACCATTGGGATTGTCTTTTTACCTGTTAATAACTCGCGCACCTATGCGTAAAGCCGGCGGAAGGCTGTTTGTGGATGTCGCACCTAATCTGGGTTCTCCTGCTGGCAGAGATTTCTTAATCCATACCTTGGGCCCATCCGATCCGCTCATCAAGGACGCCCTTATGACCGTCATCGAGCGGGGAGACTTTATAAAATTGCAACCAGATGTGAACCAGGGACAGAGTTCCGGGACAAGCCATATAGGGCGCTCGCCTGCGGGTTCTCAAGATCAGCCCGAACTTGATCCGTCTATCGTTTCTGATTTGATTAAGGACAGTGAAGCATCGATCGAACAGTTGAAGCTCAGCATCCAGTCGAAATCGGGAGCGGATTTATTTGCTTTTATTCGGGAAGATATAGAGCAGTTAAAGAAGCTGCTATTTGACCCGCGAAGTATGCCTGTGATTATGGCGGCTATGAATGCTTCAGCATGGATCAATGCAAACATGAACCAGTGGCTGGGTGAGAAGAACGCAGCGGATACGCTTGCTCAATCTGTACCGGGCAATATTACTTCGGAAATGGGCTTGGCGTTATTGGATGTTGCAGATGTGATTCGCCCATATCCGGAAGTCGTTGATTATTTGCAGCATGTGAAAGATGAGCACTCTTTGGATGGAATGATTAAGGTTGAAGGCGGGCAGGAAGCCCTGGACGCGATCCATAAATATCTCAGCAAATACGGGATGCGGTGTGCCGGAGAAATCGATATAACCAGAACCCGGTGGAGCGAGAAGCCGACTACACTTGTCCCCATGATTCTTAACAATGTTAAGAGCTTTGAGCCAAATGCCGGCAGCCGGAAATTCGAGCAGGGGCGGCAGGAAGCGCTGAAGAAAGAACAAGAGCTGCTGGAGCGATTGAAGCAATTGCCGGATGGTGAACATAAAGCCAAGGAAACCAAAATCATGATCGACCTGATCCGCAATTTCAGCGGGTATCGGGAGTATCCGAAATACGGCATAGTTAGCCGATACTTCGTGTATAAGCAGGCGATGCTGAGAGAAGCCGAACAGCTCGTGCAGTCGGGTGTTATACATGACAAAGAAGATGTCTACTACCTCACTTTTGAAGAGTTTCACGAAGCCGTGCATACCCATAAACTGGATTACCGGATCATCGACACACGAAAAGCCGAGTACAAATTATACAAAAAACTGACTCCGCCGCGTGTGATCACGTCTGATGGTGAAATCATTGCAGGCGAATACAAACGGGAAAATATCCCGGCCGCGGCCATTGCAGGTCTGGCTGTCTCTTTCGGCGTTATAGAGGGACGGGCGCGTGTCATTTTAAACATGGAAGATGCTGAGCTGGAGGAGGGAGATATTTTGGTCACCCCCTTCACAGACCCTAGCTGGACGCCGCTGTTTGTCTCCATCAAAGGGCTGGTCACCGAAGTTGGCGGACTGATGACCCACGGAGCTGTGATCGCACGCGAATACGGCCTGCCGGCAGTTGTCGGAGTGGAGAATGCCACCAAACTGATCAGAGATGGGCAACGCATTCGCGTGAATGGAACAGAGGGGTATATTGAGATATTGTAA
- a CDS encoding flavin reductase family protein yields MKKVDAKVALSPIPLVVIGTEFDGKVNYITVANTGMLDSQTVLVSVGKIQYSNKGLKDNRTMSINVLSEEMVAKADYVGMVSGAKVDKSSVFESFYGDLKGAPMINGASACMECEVVEIVDMPNHNVYVCTVKNTYWNEDSIVDNNLDISLAKPLLFDVYQRKYIKVGDVIADAWSVGKTLI; encoded by the coding sequence ATGAAGAAAGTTGATGCAAAGGTAGCGCTCAGCCCCATACCATTGGTAGTGATCGGCACGGAGTTTGATGGTAAAGTCAATTATATTACGGTTGCCAACACAGGTATGCTGGATAGTCAAACTGTATTGGTAAGTGTTGGAAAGATTCAATACTCCAATAAAGGGCTAAAGGACAATAGGACCATGAGTATCAATGTCCTTTCCGAGGAGATGGTAGCTAAAGCGGATTATGTAGGGATGGTTTCCGGAGCGAAAGTTGACAAATCTAGCGTATTTGAGAGTTTCTATGGAGATTTGAAAGGTGCTCCTATGATTAATGGGGCCTCTGCCTGCATGGAGTGTGAAGTGGTAGAAATCGTTGATATGCCTAATCATAATGTCTATGTGTGTACGGTTAAAAATACCTATTGGAATGAAGACAGCATAGTAGATAATAATTTGGATATTTCATTGGCAAAGCCGCTGCTTTTTGATGTTTATCAAAGAAAGTATATAAAAGTCGGTGACGTCATTGCTGATGCGTGGTCAGTAGGTAAGACTTTGATCTAA
- a CDS encoding N-acyl homoserine lactonase family protein — protein MKLYIYQYGFVLDKTTKIPVPGFLIQTDDGKNILVDTGFRKEDPFSGNLLAEEEDTVEKRLLSIGLAPSDIHYVICTHLDPDHCGYHDLFSNATYLIQQEHYDLAKSGANSRLETYRKYWDLPHLNYQVIEGDFELVPGIHLIHTPGHMIGHQSVLVKLPTLGSVIITGDAVFRQDEYLSEQANDLDKEAQMKTNSIRKLKALEKEHNVNLVVFGHDPVQWPHLKKSPEYYQ, from the coding sequence GTGAAACTTTATATTTATCAATATGGATTTGTCTTAGATAAGACAACTAAAATTCCGGTTCCTGGATTCTTAATTCAGACGGATGATGGCAAAAACATTTTAGTGGACACAGGCTTCAGAAAGGAGGACCCTTTTTCGGGGAATTTATTGGCAGAGGAAGAAGATACCGTTGAAAAGCGGCTTTTATCTATTGGCTTAGCCCCAAGTGATATTCATTACGTAATATGTACACATCTGGACCCGGATCACTGTGGTTATCATGATCTTTTTTCCAATGCGACATACCTGATACAACAAGAGCATTATGATCTTGCTAAAAGCGGTGCAAACAGTCGTCTCGAAACGTACAGGAAATATTGGGACTTGCCCCATCTTAATTATCAGGTGATTGAAGGTGACTTCGAACTTGTGCCAGGTATTCATTTGATTCATACACCCGGTCATATGATTGGACATCAATCGGTTTTAGTGAAACTCCCTACCTTAGGTAGTGTGATTATTACTGGAGATGCGGTTTTCCGTCAGGATGAATACTTGTCTGAGCAAGCCAATGATCTTGATAAAGAAGCCCAGATGAAGACTAATAGCATTAGAAAACTGAAAGCACTAGAAAAAGAACATAATGTCAATCTAGTGGTATTTGGACATGATCCTGTGCAATGGCCGCACCTGAAAAAATCGCCCGAGTATTATCAATAA
- a CDS encoding DUF2785 domain-containing protein has product MVKITNCQNELVNRIEFKFHLIQEMIDNIGSMDAQLRDELIYTTLSHWIPGNFPTANELEQLLPVVLDNNHLLFKLGETNIDSVFTRSFSMLVIPLLFMRHKESPFLSREQIHQIKEKVFYNVQNEQDYRGYDEEKGWAHAIAHAADALDDLAQFSELDKNDLLIILDLLYEKMTITDRIYSYAEDERMVNSVISVLNRKVLSQTYVEQWIQSFGDVEINPEFLPAFKQKNNIKNFLKSLYFRIKFYKVDADLCPIIEHTLYKVEKVYYS; this is encoded by the coding sequence TTGGTAAAAATCACAAATTGCCAAAACGAGCTGGTAAATCGTATCGAATTCAAATTTCACTTGATACAAGAAATGATAGATAATATCGGTTCTATGGATGCCCAATTACGTGATGAGCTAATTTATACTACCTTATCACATTGGATTCCTGGTAATTTTCCAACTGCAAACGAACTAGAACAACTTCTGCCAGTTGTTTTGGATAACAACCATTTGCTTTTTAAGCTTGGTGAAACAAATATAGACTCTGTCTTCACTCGATCTTTCTCTATGCTAGTCATACCGCTCCTCTTCATGAGGCATAAAGAATCACCATTTCTCTCAAGAGAACAAATCCATCAGATAAAAGAGAAAGTGTTTTACAATGTACAAAACGAGCAAGATTACCGTGGGTATGACGAAGAAAAAGGCTGGGCTCATGCCATAGCCCACGCAGCAGATGCTTTAGACGATTTGGCTCAATTTTCCGAACTGGATAAAAACGACCTCTTAATCATCCTCGATTTGCTTTACGAAAAGATGACCATAACAGATCGAATTTACTCCTACGCGGAAGATGAGAGAATGGTAAACTCCGTAATTAGTGTTTTAAATAGAAAAGTACTTAGTCAGACTTATGTAGAGCAATGGATTCAAAGTTTTGGTGATGTGGAGATAAATCCAGAATTTCTTCCTGCCTTTAAGCAAAAAAATAATATAAAGAACTTTTTAAAAAGTTTATACTTTCGAATTAAGTTTTACAAAGTAGATGCCGATCTCTGCCCAATTATCGAACATACATTATATAAAGTAGAAAAAGTATACTATTCCTAA
- a CDS encoding transposase, whose protein sequence is MYILQESLFSFEELQKIESKERLPIFFSALDLRPYARELRNPSPRGADGHCRQGILRALLAAPLENIDTFTGLARRLKFDLRFRYQCGLRLDIPAPSISTLSRVFAELTGKGLAKQLFEDLVTQCQEAGIIDGTHVAIDSAAIHAYEKKEPKRKSELTGNANWGAKFDTFGNKVKWFGYKLHLAVDAKSELPMALKVTSAHVNDGDEGPALMTTVAAKSKVKFFMLDAGYDQIKNYEAARNVKAQAIIPLNPRNEKEPPAGITRKGTPCCSMGFPMTYWGQEKVHLKFRCPHATGQVDCPLGMAACSSSNYGMVVKINSQTDLRRYALPHRESRGWKELYNKRTSVERCNSRMKTYLTADQLHVWGIQKVTTHQYLNAIVLLASALAIAKQRVQNAA, encoded by the coding sequence ATGTATATTCTCCAAGAAAGTCTATTTTCCTTTGAAGAGCTTCAAAAAATCGAATCGAAAGAGCGATTGCCCATCTTTTTCAGCGCTTTGGACCTGCGACCTTACGCAAGAGAATTGAGAAATCCCTCACCCCGAGGAGCAGACGGACACTGTCGTCAAGGCATTCTTCGCGCGCTACTCGCAGCTCCTTTAGAGAATATCGATACGTTCACCGGCCTAGCGCGCAGACTAAAGTTTGACCTCCGTTTCCGTTACCAATGTGGGCTTCGACTGGATATCCCCGCTCCTTCGATTTCTACATTAAGTCGAGTCTTTGCCGAGTTGACTGGCAAAGGCCTTGCCAAGCAGTTGTTTGAGGATCTTGTGACTCAGTGCCAAGAAGCTGGAATCATCGACGGAACTCATGTCGCTATCGACAGCGCCGCTATTCACGCTTACGAGAAAAAGGAACCCAAGCGAAAAAGTGAACTCACCGGCAATGCCAACTGGGGTGCCAAGTTTGACACCTTTGGCAACAAAGTCAAGTGGTTTGGCTATAAGTTGCATCTGGCCGTCGATGCCAAAAGTGAACTTCCCATGGCGCTCAAGGTGACCTCTGCCCATGTGAACGACGGAGACGAAGGGCCTGCACTCATGACGACTGTCGCTGCGAAATCTAAAGTGAAATTCTTCATGCTGGATGCGGGCTACGACCAAATAAAAAACTACGAGGCCGCCCGGAACGTCAAGGCGCAAGCCATTATTCCGCTGAATCCACGGAATGAAAAGGAACCGCCAGCGGGGATTACCCGCAAAGGCACGCCCTGTTGTTCGATGGGATTTCCCATGACGTATTGGGGACAGGAAAAGGTGCATTTAAAATTCCGTTGTCCACATGCGACAGGTCAAGTGGATTGTCCTTTGGGTATGGCCGCTTGTTCGTCCTCCAATTATGGAATGGTGGTTAAAATCAACAGTCAAACGGATCTCCGGCGTTATGCGCTACCGCATCGGGAAAGCCGAGGCTGGAAGGAACTTTACAATAAACGAACCAGTGTAGAACGCTGCAATTCTCGAATGAAGACCTATTTAACTGCAGACCAGCTTCACGTCTGGGGGATTCAAAAAGTGACAACTCACCAATATTTAAATGCGATTGTGTTACTTGCCTCTGCGCTTGCCATTGCGAAGCAACGAGTACAGAACGCCGCTTAA
- a CDS encoding aldo/keto reductase yields MRVQLNKQLSISKIVIGCMRMNDWKLSTMEIVQFIEWCVERGITTFDHADIYGGDHRNEELFGEALRMQPSLREKIQIVTKCDICVPNDKNPGIKTRFFNTDKQYILTQVNESLDKLRCDYVDLLLIHMFDLLIDPSELNETLQQLRNEGKVKYFGLSNHNPLEFDALQKYTDIQFVTNQFMLNPLGIENYLNGIMTHCLKAGISPMIWSPLAGGRIFKPDNPKEESMKNVLEDIRQELKLETVDEVVYKWIFRHSSNPAIVLRTGKKERIERAIRSASGEEMTREQWYKILIEAGYKLW; encoded by the coding sequence ATGCGAGTTCAATTAAACAAACAGCTTTCTATCTCTAAGATAGTCATCGGGTGCATGAGGATGAACGACTGGAAATTAAGCACTATGGAAATCGTCCAGTTCATAGAATGGTGCGTGGAACGAGGGATTACAACTTTTGACCATGCAGATATTTACGGGGGCGATCATAGAAACGAGGAGCTGTTTGGAGAGGCGCTGCGCATGCAACCATCCCTGCGGGAGAAGATCCAAATCGTTACCAAGTGCGACATCTGTGTTCCGAATGACAAGAATCCAGGCATTAAAACGCGCTTCTTCAACACGGATAAACAATATATTTTGACACAGGTAAATGAATCATTGGATAAGCTTCGCTGCGATTATGTTGATCTTTTACTGATTCATATGTTTGACCTGTTAATCGATCCGTCCGAGCTTAATGAAACGCTCCAGCAGCTTAGAAACGAGGGGAAAGTCAAATATTTTGGCTTGTCCAACCATAATCCCCTTGAATTTGATGCTCTGCAGAAGTATACCGACATTCAATTTGTCACGAACCAATTCATGCTCAATCCTTTGGGCATTGAAAATTACCTCAATGGCATAATGACGCATTGCCTTAAAGCAGGCATTTCTCCGATGATTTGGTCACCACTGGCAGGAGGGAGAATTTTTAAACCGGACAATCCGAAAGAGGAAAGCATGAAGAATGTTCTGGAGGACATCCGGCAGGAACTTAAACTAGAAACTGTCGACGAAGTCGTATATAAATGGATCTTCAGACACTCGTCCAACCCCGCCATAGTGCTGAGAACCGGAAAAAAGGAGCGCATAGAACGGGCCATCCGATCGGCTAGCGGTGAGGAAATGACCCGTGAACAATGGTACAAAATCCTTATAGAAGCAGGGTATAAGTTGTGGTAG
- a CDS encoding SAVED domain-containing protein, translating to MSVSYIPERVKVRLWGKAAGRCQYKGCNKPLWVDSLTKVEFNISYIAHIVADSPDGPRGDKVRSELLKNDISNLMLMCDEHHRLIDKEDVVGHTEDRLLEMKRTHEQRIEMVTSISEDLRSHILLYGANIGEHSAPVSWDKAAFAMFPENYPAEKPGIELSLVNSPFQDHEEFYWLMERESLRRQFADKVKPRLNEGLVKMFSVFALAPQPLLIELGVLLSDIPSVEVYQLHREPPDWKWQGHNEDFKYILKEPQEYKQTVALNLSLSATIDNSRIQGVLGDNISIWTLTIERPNNDFLKSKQQLRRFREELRLTLDKIKSLHGHENVLHIFPAAPVAIAIEIGRIWMPKADLPLHVYDENRKIGGFIKAFEVTYSK from the coding sequence ATGTCCGTTTCCTATATTCCAGAGAGAGTAAAAGTTAGACTTTGGGGTAAAGCTGCAGGTAGATGTCAATACAAAGGGTGTAATAAGCCTCTTTGGGTAGATAGTCTAACTAAGGTTGAGTTTAATATTTCCTACATTGCTCATATTGTAGCAGATAGCCCTGATGGGCCGCGTGGAGATAAGGTTCGCTCGGAGTTACTTAAGAACGATATTTCAAACCTTATGTTAATGTGTGATGAACATCATCGGCTAATTGACAAGGAAGATGTAGTAGGTCATACAGAAGATAGACTCCTTGAGATGAAAAGAACTCATGAGCAAAGGATAGAGATGGTAACATCAATATCTGAAGATCTCAGAAGTCATATACTTCTCTATGGAGCAAATATCGGAGAACATAGTGCTCCGGTTAGTTGGGACAAGGCGGCATTTGCAATGTTTCCGGAGAATTACCCTGCTGAAAAGCCAGGAATAGAATTAAGTTTAGTAAATAGTCCTTTTCAGGATCATGAGGAATTTTACTGGCTGATGGAACGTGAAAGTTTACGACGGCAGTTCGCTGATAAAGTCAAACCTAGACTTAACGAAGGATTAGTGAAAATGTTTTCCGTTTTCGCGCTTGCCCCACAGCCATTACTCATTGAATTGGGGGTGTTACTCTCCGATATTCCATCAGTAGAAGTGTATCAACTACATAGAGAACCCCCAGACTGGAAATGGCAAGGTCACAATGAAGACTTTAAGTATATATTGAAGGAACCACAAGAATATAAACAAACAGTTGCCTTGAATTTATCTTTAAGCGCAACAATAGATAATTCTCGAATACAAGGTGTTTTAGGCGATAATATTTCCATTTGGACATTGACGATAGAAAGACCTAATAATGATTTTCTTAAGAGTAAACAGCAACTTAGGAGGTTTCGAGAGGAACTAAGATTAACATTGGATAAAATAAAATCGTTACATGGTCATGAGAATGTATTGCATATTTTTCCAGCCGCACCAGTTGCAATAGCGATCGAAATCGGTCGTATATGGATGCCTAAAGCTGATCTTCCATTACACGTGTATGATGAAAATCGTAAAATAGGTGGTTTTATAAAGGCATTTGAAGTAACTTATAGCAAATAA
- a CDS encoding nucleotidyltransferase domain-containing protein yields MANITYSTQMEDLLHRIGMEIQLTQTQYSDAETSYNAVANVLSEHDKFKDARLVIYPQGSLRIGTTVKPLKEQEFDLDCVLEIDGNEETFNDPMELLNLLEKILLSHGVYSSMVSKKNRCIRLTYASNYHMDILPARPTIGHAPYCVKVPDSITGGWKDSNPKGYATWFDKIANDFIKNEYFEKSAEIQPLPESEPVEIKPPLKRAVQLLKRGRDLYFKEDSEHAPISVILTTLAAQHYQKQGSVYEALLGILQGINQLTKNDESIVVLNPTNHKEIFSERWDQNPELYVAFKKFIGDFHNYWVELPKLKGAGLLETGNYLSNYFGKDLIEKSFTKEAQYKQALREKGKLGVLANGSILAATTVPHTIPISKNTFYGTP; encoded by the coding sequence ATGGCTAATATTACTTATTCAACACAAATGGAAGATTTACTTCATCGAATTGGTATGGAAATACAATTAACACAAACTCAGTATTCAGATGCCGAAACCTCATATAATGCTGTAGCCAATGTATTGTCGGAGCATGATAAATTTAAGGATGCTAGACTCGTTATATACCCACAAGGTTCGCTTCGTATAGGTACAACTGTAAAGCCGCTCAAAGAGCAAGAATTCGATCTTGATTGTGTTTTAGAGATTGATGGGAATGAAGAAACTTTTAATGATCCAATGGAACTTCTTAATTTACTTGAGAAGATATTGCTAAGTCACGGAGTATATAGTTCCATGGTGAGCAAGAAAAATAGATGTATACGCTTAACATATGCAAGTAATTATCACATGGATATATTGCCTGCTCGACCTACAATAGGGCATGCTCCTTACTGTGTTAAAGTACCAGATAGTATAACTGGTGGTTGGAAAGATAGCAATCCAAAGGGGTATGCAACTTGGTTCGATAAAATTGCGAATGACTTTATCAAAAATGAATATTTCGAGAAAAGTGCCGAAATTCAACCGTTACCAGAATCTGAACCCGTTGAAATAAAACCACCTTTAAAGCGTGCAGTTCAATTGCTAAAACGTGGAAGAGATTTGTATTTTAAAGAAGATAGCGAACACGCTCCCATCAGTGTTATTCTCACTACTCTTGCAGCACAACATTACCAAAAGCAAGGTAGTGTTTATGAGGCGTTGTTGGGGATTCTCCAAGGAATTAATCAATTAACTAAAAATGACGAATCTATAGTAGTTTTAAACCCTACAAATCATAAAGAGATCTTCAGTGAACGATGGGATCAGAATCCAGAGCTGTATGTTGCTTTTAAAAAATTCATTGGTGATTTCCATAACTACTGGGTAGAGCTTCCTAAATTGAAAGGAGCCGGATTACTCGAAACTGGTAACTACTTGTCTAATTATTTTGGTAAGGACCTCATAGAAAAAAGTTTTACTAAAGAGGCCCAATATAAACAGGCACTTAGAGAAAAGGGGAAACTTGGAGTCTTAGCGAATGGTAGTATTTTAGCAGCAACTACCGTGCCTCACACGATACCAATTAGTAAAAACACTTTCTATGGCACACCGTAA